Proteins found in one Luteimonas chenhongjianii genomic segment:
- a CDS encoding FAD binding domain-containing protein: MRAFGFERADTPAAAAAAAARNPGAKFIAGGTNLLDLMKLEIETPAHLIDVNALGLDSIESTDEGGLRIGALVRNTDLASDERVRADYPLLSRALLAGASGQLRNRATTAGNLLQRTRCPYFYDTDQPCNKRLPGSGCGARDGYSRQLAIIGHSPDCIATHPGDMPVAMRALDAVVETVSADGGTRRIALDDFYLAPGNTPQRETVLEAGELITAVLLPPPVGGRQVYRKVRDRASYAFALVSVALILQDDGSGRVAVGGVAHKPWRRAEADAELPRGAAAVALRLFEGAAPTEDNRFKLSLAERALAAALADAQEASA; encoded by the coding sequence ATGAGGGCGTTCGGCTTCGAACGCGCCGACACTCCGGCCGCCGCCGCGGCCGCCGCGGCGCGCAACCCGGGCGCGAAGTTCATCGCCGGCGGCACCAATCTGCTCGACCTGATGAAGCTGGAGATCGAGACGCCGGCGCACCTGATCGACGTCAACGCGCTCGGGCTCGATTCCATCGAATCGACCGACGAAGGCGGGCTGCGCATCGGTGCGCTGGTGCGCAACACCGACCTCGCATCCGACGAGCGCGTGCGCGCGGACTATCCGCTGCTGTCGCGCGCCCTGCTCGCCGGCGCGTCGGGTCAGCTGCGCAACCGCGCGACCACCGCCGGCAACCTGCTGCAGCGCACGCGCTGCCCGTATTTCTACGACACCGACCAGCCCTGCAACAAGCGCCTGCCGGGCAGCGGCTGCGGCGCGCGCGACGGTTACAGCCGCCAGCTGGCGATCATCGGCCACAGCCCCGACTGCATCGCCACCCATCCGGGCGACATGCCCGTCGCCATGCGCGCGCTCGATGCGGTGGTCGAAACCGTGAGTGCGGACGGCGGCACGCGTCGGATCGCACTCGACGATTTCTACCTGGCGCCCGGCAATACCCCACAGCGCGAAACCGTGCTCGAGGCCGGCGAACTGATCACGGCGGTGCTGCTGCCGCCGCCGGTCGGCGGGCGCCAGGTCTACCGCAAGGTGCGCGACCGCGCGTCGTATGCATTCGCGCTGGTTTCGGTGGCGCTGATCCTGCAGGACGACGGCAGCGGGCGTGTCGCGGTAGGCGGCGTCGCGCACAAGCCCTGGCGCCGGGCGGAGGCCGATGCCGAGCTGCCACGCGGTGCCGCAGCCGTGGCATTGCGCCTGTTCGAAGGTGCCGCGCCCACCGAAGACAACCGCTTCAAGCTGAGCCTCGCCGAGCGCGCGCTCGCTGCGGCGCTTGCCGATGCACAGGAGGCCAGCGCATGA